One genomic region from Candidatus Hydrogenedens sp. encodes:
- a CDS encoding response regulator, with amino-acid sequence MDKYKILVVDDEPDVVEFLEKTLKGEGYHVITAYDGISALDLVSTEKPDIVLLDLMMPMMSGYEVCEQIKSNPQTQNIPVICVTSAHTPDARAHSLQVGASDVITKPFYPSELLVRIKRHLQPNN; translated from the coding sequence ATGGACAAATATAAGATTTTAGTTGTGGATGATGAGCCTGATGTGGTCGAATTTTTGGAAAAAACCTTAAAAGGTGAGGGCTATCACGTAATTACTGCATACGATGGAATATCGGCTTTAGATTTAGTTTCAACAGAGAAACCCGATATTGTTTTATTAGATTTAATGATGCCAATGATGAGTGGTTATGAAGTATGTGAACAAATAAAATCTAATCCTCAAACACAAAATATACCTGTTATATGTGTAACCTCTGCTCATACACCTGATGCTCGTGCTCATAGTCTTCAAGTAGGAGCGTCGGATGTGATTACCAAACCATTTTACCCCAGCGAACTATTAGTCCGAATTAAACGGCATCTACAACCAAATAACTAA
- a CDS encoding CDP-alcohol phosphatidyltransferase family protein, with the protein MTIPNLITFFRILLIPFFLTVITFYTQERDYLRYIGFIICVIAIITDLSDGYIARKFNLRSELGARLDPLADKLAVNLSLAFISANTSFEYPIPLWFPPLVLFRDIVIVFGTYLISQKLTNIKVKPRFWGKITSFCLSLLIAFVLLQIKQLIFLFLIVGTSLTIISLIDYFFIGIQFALKYKHTHETASH; encoded by the coding sequence GTGACGATACCAAATCTTATTACATTTTTTAGAATACTGCTAATACCTTTTTTCTTAACAGTAATAACGTTCTATACGCAAGAACGAGACTATCTACGTTACATTGGCTTTATTATTTGTGTTATCGCCATCATTACCGATTTGTCAGATGGCTATATCGCAAGAAAATTTAATCTCCGTTCTGAATTAGGTGCTCGTCTGGATCCTCTTGCAGATAAACTTGCAGTAAATTTAAGTCTTGCCTTTATTTCTGCTAATACTTCCTTTGAATATCCTATCCCATTGTGGTTCCCTCCACTTGTTTTATTCCGAGATATCGTTATTGTTTTTGGGACATACCTGATAAGTCAGAAACTAACTAATATTAAAGTAAAACCAAGATTTTGGGGCAAAATTACTTCTTTTTGTTTGTCGCTACTAATCGCTTTCGTGTTATTGCAAATAAAACAACTAATATTTTTATTTCTTATTGTAGGAACATCTCTTACTATCATTTCTTTAATAGACTATTTTTTTATAGGCATTCAGTTTGCATTAAAGTATAAACATACCCATGAAACAGCAAGCCATTAA
- the der gene encoding ribosome biogenesis GTPase Der, translating to MKQQAINLPIVAICGKPNVGKSTLFNRLAGRMQAIVLDESGITRDRYETIVSYKDKDFILVDTGGIIDEYKDSITEKVQKQVWRALQSAHIVLMVTDGRENLTSLDYEVRDTVIKLNKPVLLIANKIDDEKHASNIVELYSLGLGEPIPISSIHGIGIDKLLTDIYNLLPEQENNFTEEKEIENTSINIAIIGKPNVGKSSLVNALLEDERVIVDETPGTTRDAIDIPFIRGDKQYTLIDTAGMRRKAHLRHAVEFYSVHRTLKAIRRSDVVLVLIEALEGITDQDKKIIGYAVEQGVGIIIGFSKWDLVPNKKKHFIDLNAQLQREIPQWDYIPAITLSTIQNQEKYFKELFKIIDKVEKNTLFRIPTSEFNQFINEIKMKHPAPTKGGKRAKIYYGAQVNVKPTKFLLSVNQSRLFHFSYLRFIENSIRDKYDFTGVPIKIQLKEGDEK from the coding sequence ATGAAACAGCAAGCCATTAATCTACCCATTGTTGCAATTTGTGGCAAACCTAATGTAGGTAAATCTACCTTATTTAATAGACTTGCAGGTAGAATGCAAGCTATTGTTCTTGACGAATCAGGTATTACACGAGACCGATATGAAACCATTGTGTCTTACAAAGATAAGGATTTTATTTTAGTTGATACTGGTGGAATTATTGACGAATACAAAGATTCCATAACCGAAAAAGTCCAAAAACAGGTTTGGAGGGCTCTACAAAGTGCCCATATAGTACTTATGGTGACTGATGGAAGAGAAAATTTAACCTCATTAGATTATGAAGTCCGTGATACAGTTATTAAATTAAACAAACCTGTCTTGCTAATTGCTAACAAAATAGATGATGAAAAACATGCATCAAATATTGTGGAATTGTATTCATTAGGGCTGGGAGAACCGATACCAATATCCTCCATACATGGAATTGGTATTGATAAATTATTAACTGATATTTATAATTTGCTCCCTGAACAAGAAAATAACTTTACTGAAGAAAAAGAAATCGAGAATACTTCTATAAACATCGCTATAATTGGTAAGCCTAATGTTGGTAAATCCTCACTGGTAAATGCTTTGTTAGAGGATGAACGAGTGATTGTTGACGAAACCCCAGGGACAACCAGAGATGCCATTGATATACCCTTTATACGAGGTGATAAGCAATATACACTCATTGATACTGCGGGAATGCGTAGGAAAGCACATCTTCGGCATGCTGTGGAGTTTTACAGTGTGCACAGGACATTAAAGGCAATAAGAAGGTCAGATGTTGTACTTGTTCTTATTGAAGCATTAGAAGGTATAACAGACCAAGATAAGAAAATAATCGGATATGCAGTGGAACAAGGCGTGGGAATTATTATAGGTTTTAGCAAATGGGATTTGGTTCCCAACAAAAAAAAGCATTTTATTGATTTGAACGCCCAACTTCAAAGGGAGATACCTCAATGGGATTATATTCCTGCAATAACTCTATCAACAATTCAAAACCAAGAAAAGTATTTCAAAGAACTATTTAAGATAATAGATAAAGTTGAGAAGAATACATTATTTCGTATTCCGACATCAGAATTTAATCAATTCATCAATGAAATCAAAATGAAACACCCTGCACCAACCAAAGGTGGTAAAAGAGCAAAAATTTATTACGGTGCTCAAGTAAATGTCAAACCAACAAAATTTTTACTGTCGGTAAATCAAAGTCGTCTATTTCATTTTAGTTATCTTCGTTTTATTGAAAATTCTATCCGCGACAAGTATGATTTTACTGGTGTCCCTATCAAAATACAACTTAAAGAAGGTGATGAAAAATGA
- the plsY gene encoding glycerol-3-phosphate 1-O-acyltransferase PlsY, with the protein MMWYLSTYWIYPVAILIGYVLGSVPTGLWIGIVFYKKDIRKFGSGNIGATNAFRVLGKIPGIISLAIDVLKGFIPVLLAKLILVNYPYLPLMVGISAIFGHLFSIFLLFKGGKGVATGTGVYLALAPIPTLIAGIVFLVMAFSTRMVSVGSITSAIALAILVSIIHSNDVIFVIITLSIAILVIYKHRSNIQRIIRGEENKF; encoded by the coding sequence ATGATGTGGTATCTCAGTACTTATTGGATTTACCCTGTAGCTATTCTAATAGGATATGTATTGGGTTCTGTTCCTACAGGTTTATGGATTGGAATTGTTTTTTACAAAAAAGATATTCGTAAATTTGGTAGTGGAAATATTGGTGCTACAAACGCATTCAGAGTATTAGGCAAAATTCCTGGAATTATATCCCTTGCGATTGATGTATTAAAAGGTTTTATCCCTGTTTTATTAGCCAAATTAATATTAGTTAATTACCCTTACTTACCGTTAATGGTCGGAATATCAGCCATTTTTGGTCATCTCTTTTCGATCTTCCTATTATTCAAAGGTGGTAAGGGTGTCGCTACAGGCACTGGCGTTTATCTCGCATTGGCACCAATACCAACTCTTATTGCAGGCATTGTTTTTTTGGTCATGGCGTTTTCCACACGGATGGTCAGTGTAGGTTCGATAACATCAGCAATAGCATTGGCTATCCTCGTTTCAATTATTCATTCGAATGATGTTATATTTGTAATAATTACTCTTTCCATTGCTATTTTGGTAATCTATAAACATCGCTCCAACATACAAAGAATTATCCGTGGTGAAGAAAATAAATTTTAG
- a CDS encoding DUF2723 domain-containing protein, translating to MVKKINFRLHQNSSILILGILVFLISFFTYLLTLAPTVTAEDSGELITASYFLGIPHPPGYPTWCILSHPFTYIPMKNIAWRVNLSSAFFASCTVFFLFLLIYQISKSKVASVSSSLLFAFSSEFWEQSVITEVYTLNTLFLILCLYLLWHWKETRFKTYLYWFSFIFGISLGNHYTMFVVGLLFAVFVLYTGIKNQEHWTVFVHCLLITFLSWLVVVIYLPIRSISNPPIDWGNPETLINFIHLILRKHYSFMLTQYPRSLERFFKQCYLFFGMSTDQFGIPLLLVPILISYIFIIFRYASFGILVVSIGLLTSLAGILVQNFNFDLEWLEVMSVFAIPLYVCYCIAFGLTTGVLLNWLKYSFKKIAYIIVVLFLFIPLIPLYCNYEKNDYSDYWYAHEFGVNILNSLSNNAIYIPYTDHASFPILYLQQVEGIRKDIKIGRICGYLNPELFQNMDRNQWAKYAPFPKAKYEPELIGWLVDNTEYPIYLEKKVDIKSSTKGTWVQAGIIYRFLRENEFSPPSEEYWKKYKWDKIKPENIKDLASGLIWLNIQWAKARQYYIKNESEKAVIFINDGIKYYGDGKDEVIFNNAGVLCAEYGDFTHAKEFFEMGIKINPDNKVLIKNLQKAKRKLMLQ from the coding sequence GTGGTGAAGAAAATAAATTTTAGATTACATCAGAACTCAAGTATTCTCATTCTTGGAATATTAGTCTTTTTAATATCATTTTTTACTTATCTTTTAACATTAGCACCTACGGTAACGGCTGAGGATAGTGGTGAACTAATCACCGCATCCTATTTTCTCGGGATTCCACATCCCCCTGGCTATCCAACATGGTGTATTCTCTCCCATCCATTTACTTACATTCCTATGAAAAACATTGCATGGCGAGTTAACTTATCATCTGCTTTCTTCGCATCTTGCACCGTATTCTTTTTGTTTCTTCTTATTTACCAAATATCAAAAAGCAAAGTAGCCAGTGTCAGCAGTTCTCTACTTTTTGCGTTTTCCTCTGAATTTTGGGAGCAATCCGTTATCACAGAGGTTTATACGTTAAATACCTTATTTCTTATTCTTTGTTTATATCTGTTATGGCACTGGAAAGAAACTCGCTTTAAAACATATCTTTACTGGTTTTCTTTTATATTCGGGATAAGTTTGGGAAACCATTACACAATGTTTGTTGTTGGTTTGTTGTTCGCCGTATTTGTTTTATATACAGGTATAAAAAATCAGGAACATTGGACTGTATTTGTCCACTGCTTATTAATAACTTTTTTATCATGGTTAGTAGTCGTTATTTATTTGCCTATTCGTTCCATTTCAAATCCTCCTATTGATTGGGGAAATCCTGAAACGTTAATAAATTTTATCCACCTAATCCTAAGAAAACATTACTCTTTTATGCTTACCCAATATCCAAGGTCTCTTGAACGATTTTTTAAACAATGCTACCTCTTTTTTGGAATGAGCACAGACCAATTTGGAATACCTTTACTTCTTGTTCCCATTTTGATTTCTTACATTTTCATAATTTTTAGGTATGCATCGTTTGGAATTCTTGTAGTTTCTATTGGCTTGTTAACGAGTTTAGCAGGAATTTTAGTTCAAAACTTCAATTTTGATTTAGAATGGCTTGAAGTTATGTCCGTTTTTGCTATTCCTTTATATGTATGCTATTGCATCGCATTTGGCTTAACAACTGGGGTATTGCTGAATTGGTTAAAATATAGTTTCAAAAAAATTGCTTATATTATAGTCGTCCTCTTCTTATTCATCCCATTAATACCTTTATACTGCAACTATGAAAAAAATGACTATTCTGATTATTGGTATGCTCATGAGTTCGGAGTTAATATTCTCAATTCCCTGAGCAATAATGCTATTTATATCCCTTATACTGACCATGCAAGTTTCCCTATCCTCTACCTACAACAAGTAGAGGGCATCCGTAAAGATATTAAGATTGGACGTATCTGTGGCTATCTAAATCCAGAATTATTCCAAAACATGGATAGAAATCAGTGGGCAAAATATGCCCCATTTCCTAAAGCAAAATATGAGCCTGAACTTATTGGTTGGTTGGTTGATAACACAGAATACCCCATTTATTTAGAAAAAAAGGTAGATATAAAATCAAGCACAAAAGGCACATGGGTTCAAGCAGGTATTATCTACCGTTTCCTTAGAGAAAACGAGTTTTCCCCTCCATCAGAAGAATATTGGAAGAAATATAAATGGGATAAAATAAAGCCAGAAAATATCAAAGATTTAGCCTCTGGGCTTATTTGGTTAAATATTCAATGGGCAAAAGCAAGGCAATACTATATAAAAAATGAAAGTGAAAAAGCAGTTATATTTATAAATGATGGTATTAAATACTATGGAGATGGTAAGGATGAAGTGATTTTTAATAATGCAGGGGTTTTATGTGCTGAATATGGAGATTTTACACATGCCAAAGAATTTTTCGAAATGGGTATCAAAATCAACCCAGACAATAAAGTTTTGATTAAAAATCTTCAGAAGGCAAAACGGAAATTGATGTTACAATAA